In Terriglobales bacterium, the following are encoded in one genomic region:
- a CDS encoding lipase maturation factor family protein translates to MNGWIHWLSPGDYWLARWALEKSVGALFLIGFVNVVNQFKLLLGERGLLPVPLFVREVPFRDSPSLFFFFPSDRAFTFCGWIGVVLSALIVSGLVDGYTWALFAIWAVLWVLYLSFVNVGQVFYGFGWESILLEAGVLSAFLGGSHTTPQVAVMWLFRWLLFRVMFGAGLIKLRGDFCWRDLTCLDYHYETQPIPNPLSWFFHHGPKWSRSGGVLFNHFAELIVPFGYFLPQPIASIAGGLTILFQSLIFLSGNLSWLNVLTLCLAFSCFDDRTLTSLFGLQMPITHTPDMVFRGLTAALFILVIVLSIKPVRNLMSRRQVMNTVYNRFHFVGTYGAFGGITRERYEIVVEGTDETVITGSTRWREYEFKGKPGDPSRLPPQIAPYHLRLDWLMWFAAMGSYHRHPWFVHFLAKLLEGDKAVLGLIKTNPFPESPPRYVRALLYEYRFSSPQVRKKTGLWWVRESVGSYFPTVSLQSPALRAMLQQMEWMDLE, encoded by the coding sequence ATGAATGGCTGGATCCATTGGCTGTCGCCTGGGGACTATTGGCTGGCCCGTTGGGCGCTGGAGAAGTCGGTGGGAGCGCTCTTTCTTATTGGCTTTGTCAATGTGGTGAATCAGTTCAAGCTCTTGCTCGGCGAGCGCGGATTGCTGCCGGTTCCGCTGTTCGTCAGGGAAGTTCCATTCCGGGACTCGCCGAGTCTGTTCTTCTTCTTCCCTTCCGATAGAGCTTTCACGTTCTGCGGATGGATCGGAGTTGTGCTTTCCGCTCTGATCGTCTCCGGTTTGGTCGATGGCTACACCTGGGCGCTTTTCGCGATATGGGCGGTGCTGTGGGTACTGTATCTCTCGTTCGTCAACGTCGGACAGGTGTTCTACGGATTCGGATGGGAGTCGATACTGCTCGAGGCTGGCGTGCTCTCTGCATTTCTCGGCGGCAGCCACACGACTCCGCAGGTCGCAGTCATGTGGCTCTTCCGCTGGCTGCTGTTTCGTGTGATGTTTGGCGCGGGACTCATCAAGCTGCGCGGCGATTTCTGCTGGCGTGATCTAACTTGTCTCGACTACCACTACGAGACACAGCCGATTCCGAATCCGCTGAGCTGGTTCTTTCACCACGGACCAAAATGGTCCCGCTCAGGTGGCGTGCTGTTCAACCATTTCGCCGAGTTGATTGTCCCCTTCGGCTATTTTCTTCCGCAGCCGATCGCAAGCATCGCCGGTGGGCTGACGATCCTTTTTCAGTCGCTCATCTTCTTGAGCGGAAATCTCTCCTGGCTGAATGTGCTCACTCTCTGCCTTGCATTCAGCTGCTTCGACGATCGCACGCTTACATCTCTCTTCGGCTTACAAATGCCGATTACTCATACACCGGACATGGTTTTTCGGGGGCTGACGGCCGCCCTCTTTATTCTCGTCATTGTGCTGAGCATCAAGCCGGTGCGCAATCTCATGTCGCGACGGCAGGTCATGAATACGGTCTACAACCGCTTTCATTTCGTGGGAACTTACGGCGCGTTCGGTGGTATCACGCGCGAGCGTTACGAGATTGTGGTCGAGGGTACCGATGAAACCGTGATCACCGGCTCGACCAGGTGGCGCGAGTATGAGTTCAAAGGTAAGCCCGGAGATCCTTCTCGTTTGCCTCCGCAGATCGCGCCTTACCATCTCCGCCTCGACTGGCTGATGTGGTTCGCTGCCATGGGCTCCTACCATCGCCATCCGTGGTTCGTTCACTTTCTCGCCAAGCTTCTCGAAGGCGACAAGGCTGTTCTTGGATTAATTAAAACGAATCCATTTCCGGAATCTCCACCACGCTACGTCCGCGCGCTGCTGTACGAGTATCGCTTCTCGTCACCACAAGTTCGGAAGAAGACTGGACTTTGGTGGGTAAGGGAATCAGTCGGCTCCTACTTTCCGACAGTCTCGCTACAGAGTCCAGCACTCCGCGCAATGCTCCAGCAGATGGAGTGGATGGATCTGGAGTAA